The Paraburkholderia hospita DNA segment GACGGCGGGAATGGTCTGCGTGCCGTACGCGAGCGCGCCGACCGCCTGCGCGCCGCCAATCGTGAACACACGATCGACCCCGCCCAGCAGCGCCGCCGCCAGCACGAGCGGATTCTTCACGCCGTCGGGCGTCGGCACGACCATGACGATTTCGCGCACGCCGGCCACGCGGGCCGGAATCGCGTTCATCAGCACCGACGACGGATACGCCGCCTTGCCGCCCGGCACATAGATGCCCGCGCGGTCGAGCGGCGTCACTTTCTGGCCGAGCACAGTGCCGTCGGCTTCCGTGTACTGCCAGCTATGGCTGCCGCATTCGATCTTCTGCTTCTCGTGATAGCCGCGCACGCGCGCCGCCGCCGCTTCGAGCGCCGCGCGGCGCTTCGGCAACAGGCCTTCGAGCGCCGCTTCCAGCTCCGACATCGGCAGTTCGAGCGCGCCGACATCCTTCGCGCTCAGACGGTCGAAACGATTCGTATAGTCGAGCACGGCGGCATCGCCACGCGCCTTCACGTCGGCCAGAATCTGCGCGACCGAGCGTTCGATCGCTTCGTCTTCGCTCGCTTCGAACGCGAGCACCGCATGCAGCGACTTCTGGAAATTCTCAGTGCTGGAATCGAGTTTGCGAATCTTGATAGACATGCTGGTATCCGTTTCGGTAAGGCGCGCGAGTCAGACCCGGCTGTGACCTTTGCGTCAGGCCGTTGCGCCGGTGCGTTGCGACGCGCGCTCGAACGCGTTGAGAATGGGCGCCAGCGCGGCGCGCTTCAGCTTCAGCGCCGCCTGGTTCACAACGAGGCGCGACGAGATCTGCATGATCTCTTCGACCTCGACAAGATTGTTGGCGCGCAGCGTCCCGCCCGAGCTGACCAGGTCGACGATCGCGTCGGCCAGGCCCACCAGCGGCGCGAGTTCCATCGATCCATACAGCTTGATCAGGTCGACATGCACGCCCTTGGCGGCGAAGTGCTCGCGCGCCACTTCCACATACTTCGTGGCGACGCGCAGACGCGCGCCCTGGCGCACCGCATTTGCGTAGTCGAAACCGGCGGCAACTGCCACCGACATCCGGCAGCGCGCGATATCCAGATCGATCGGCTGATACAAACCGCCGCCGCCGTGCTCGATCAGCACGTCCTTGCCTGCGACGCCGAAATCGGCAGCACCGTACTCGACGTACGTCGGCACGTCGGTGGCGCGCACGATGATGACGCGCAGGTTCGGATCGGTGGTCGGCAGAATCAGCTTGCGCGACGTTTCCGGGTCTTCCGTCACTTCGATGCCCGCTGCCGCGAGCAGCGGCAGCGTTTCATCGAAGATGCGGCCCTTCGACAGCGCGAGCGTCACCGGCTTGCCCACCGCCGGCGACGTCGACGTTTGCGGCAGTTCGCTCATGCCTGATTACCCTTGATGCGGCGCACCTTCGCGCCGACTGCCGTGAGTTTCGATTCCATCCGGTCGTAGCCGCGGTCCAGGTGATAGATGCGGTCGATCAGCGTTTCGCCGTCCGCACAAAGACCGGCGATCACGAGACTCGCCGACGCGCGCAGGTCGGTTGCCATCACCTTCGCGCCCGACAGCTTCTCGACGCCGTTGACGAGCGCCGTCTTGCCGTCGATCGTGATGTTCGCGCCGAGACGGTTCAGTTCCTGCACGTGCATGAAGCGGTTTTCGAAGATCGTTTCGACCACTTGCGACGTGCCTTCAGCCAGCGTGTTGAGCGCCATGAACTGCGCCTGCATGTCGGTCGGGAATGCCGGGTATTCGGACGTGCGGAACGACACGGCCTTCGGACGCTGGTTCATGCGAACACGCATCCAGTCGTCGCCTTCTTCGATCGTCACGCCTGCTTCGCGCAGCTTGTCCGTCACGGCTTCGAGAATCTGCGGACGCACATGGCGCAACGTGACGTCGCCGCCCGCCGCCGCGACCGCGCACAGGAACGTGCCCGCTTCGATACGATCTGGCACGACCGTGTGTTTGGCGCCGTGCAGCTTGTCGACGCCTTGAATCACGAGACGGTCGGTACCGATGCCGTCGATCTTCGCGCCCATCGCGACCAGCAGATTCGCCAGATCGCCGACTTCCGGCTCGCGCGCGGCGTTTTCGATGACCGTCTCGCCTTCCGCGAGCACGGCCGCCATCAGCAGGTTTTCGGTGCCCGTGACGGTGATCATGTCGGTGATGATGCGCGCGCCCTTCAGACGCTTCGCGCGCGCTTCGATGAAGCCGTGCTCGATGTTGATCTCGGCACCCATCGCCTGCAGGCCCTTGATGTGCTGATCGACGGGACGTGCGCCGATCGCGCAGCCGCCGGGCAGCGACACCTTCGCTTCGCCGAAGCGCGCGACGAGCGGGCCGAGCACCAGAATCGACGCGCGCATCGTCTTCACGAGTTCGTACGGCGCGACCAGATTGTCGACCTTCGACGCGTCGAGCATCACGCGGCCGTCGCTGCTTTCCGTGCGAACGCCCATCTGGCCGAGCAGCTTGAGCGTCGTGCGCACGTCCTGCAGATCGGGCACGTTCTCGAGATGAACGGGCTCCGCGCTCAACAAGCCTGCGCAAAGGATCGGCAGCGCCGCGTTCTTCGCACCCGAAACAACGATCTCACCAGCGAGCTTCTGCCCGCCTTCAATCACGAGTTTGTCCATGCCTGTTTGTTCCTGATCTGCCCGTCCGCCTGCGGGCGTCTTGTTGTGGGCGGTTGCTGCGGCGCCGTTTGCGGCGTCGCGATTCTCTTGTGTAAGTCGCACTAATGTTCCAGCTAATTTGCAGCCACGTCTAAAGCTTATTGTGCAGCTTGTTTTTCCGCTCTTGCAGCCAGGTTATTGAGCGCCGTCCTCCGACAGACAGCAGGTTTTTCCGCGTAATGTCTATACGCGAGTCAGGCGCTTTGCCATTCGGTGGGCGTCAGCGTTTTCATGCTGAGCGCGTGGATCTCTTCGCGCATCCGGTCGCCGAGCGCCGCATACACGAGTTGATGCCGTTGAATCAGACGCTTGCCTTCGAAATTCGGCGACACGATGGTCGCGAAGAAATGTTGGCCGTCGCCTTCCACTTCGAGATGCTCGCAAGGAAGGCCCGCCGCGATGTAATTCTTGACCTGTTCGGGAGTGGGTAGCATGAGTGCTCCTGTTAATGGTCCAGTCAGTGACGCAGCTTGAAGCCGGACGCGAGCATGCGCATCGCCAGCACGGCCAGCACGACGAAGAAACCGCTGACGATCGCCAGGCTCCACATCGGATTGATATCCGACATACCGAAGAAGCCATAACGAAAGCCGTCGATCATGTAGAAAAATGGATTCAGCCGCGAGATTTCGCGCCACACGGGCGGCAGCGTATGCGTCGAGTAGAACACGCCCGACAGAAACGTGAGCGGCATGATCAGAAAATTCTGGAACGCGGCGAGCTGGTCGAACTTCTCGGCCCAGATGCCCGCGATCAAACCGAGCGTGCCGAGAATCGCCGAACCGAGCACCGCGAACGCGATGATATAAAGCGGCGCGCTGAAGCTCATCGGGATGAACCAGACCGTGACGATGAACACGCCCAGCCCGACGCTCAACCCGCGCACGACGGCCGCGAGCACATACGCGCCATACATCTCCCAGTGCGACAGCGGCGGCAGCAGCACGAACACGAGATTGCCCGTGATCTTCGACTGAATCAGCGACGACGAACTGTTCGCGAACGCATTCTGCAGCACGCTCATCATCACGAGGCCCGGCACGAGGAAGCTCGTGTACAGCACGCCCGGATAGACCTGCACGTGATCGCGCAGCGCGTGGCCGAAGATCGTCAGGTACAGCAATGCGGTGATAACCGGTGCGAGCACTGTCTGGAACGCGACCTTCCAGAAGCGCAGCAATTCCTTGTAGAACAGAGTACGGAAACCGTTCATGCCAACCCCTCGACCACTTCCGGCCCGTTCATCACCTGCATGAACACGTCTTCGAGGTCGGCCTTGCGGACCTCGATTTCATCGAACGTGCAACCGGCCGTGCGGCATTGCGCGAGGATGCGTTCCACGTCGTCGTAGCTCGACAGACGCAGCAGATGCTGACGTCCGTTGACATTGGTAGGATCGACTTCGAGCACCCGCAATTCGGCGGGCAGCACGCCCTGCGCGAAACGGATGAACAGTTGCGTGCCCGCGAAACGTTCGAGCAGCGTGCTGGTGCGCTCCAATGCGACGACTTCACCGCGCCGTAGCATCGCAATGCGGTCGCACAGCGATTCGGCTTCTTCCAGATAGTGCGTGGTCAGCACGATCGTGTGCCCTTCGCGATTCAGGCGCGAGATGAATTTCCACAGCGTCTGGCGCAGTTCGACGTCGACGCCCGCCGTCGGCTCGTCGAGCACGATCACGGGCGGCCGGTGGACGAGCGCCTGCGCGACCAGCACGCGACGCTTCATCCCGCCCGACAGCGCACGCATGTTCGCGTCGGCTTTTTCGGTGAGATCGAGATTGACCATCACTTCGTCGATCCAGTCGTCGTTCTTGCGCAGGCCGAAGTAGCCCGACTGGATGCGCAGCGTCTCGCGCACGGTGAAGAACGGATCGAACACGAGTTCCTGCGGCACGACGCCGAGCGCGCGGCGCGCGAGACGGAAGTCGTCGACGACGTGGTGGCCGTGAACCGTGATGCTGCCTTCATCGGCGCGGGCGAGGCCGGCGAGGATGCTGATGAGCGTCGTCTTGCCGGCGCCGTTCGGACCGAGCAGCCCGAAGAATTCGCCTTGTTCGACGGTGAAGCTGACGCCTTTGAGCGCTTGCAGATCCTTGTAGCGCTTCCTGACGTTACGAATTTCAATCGCTGACATGACTGTGCGCCGTCAAAGTGGACAGCGCCTGATAGATCGCCCGGCAAGGGCGCGAATGCATGGGGGAACGAAATTGGGGCCGGGTGCAATAGACCGCTTGCGCTGCTGCTGCAACCTCTACGGCCGTTTCCGCGATGCGGGATGGAATGGCCAGGCGCCAAAAAACGTTTGATTATAGGGCAAAAGTCGAACCGCCCGACTTGCCTTGGGAGAACGAGAGCCAGCGCAAAGGGTGAAACGCGGCGCGAAGCTCACTGACGCGTGAGCGTCAATGTCGTACGGTGATGAGGGTATCGACGCCGTAGGCTTGCGCGAGACTGGACAGCCCCGCAGGGAGGTTGACGACGACGAGCGGCGTGCCGCGCGCGCTCGCCGCGCGTTGCCATGCGAGCAGTACGGCCAGCGCCGACGAATCGAATTGCGTGAGTGCCGCGCAGTCGACCGCCGTCGCGCCGCTGCCGATGCGCGCGAGACCCGCCGCGAGCGCGGCATTCGCGCTCGCGTGGGTCAGGGTGCTGCCGGTTTCGAACGCGTTGACGGGCGTGCTCACCGGCGTGCTGACAAAGTTGTTCACGACTGTTTGCCGTTCGCGAGTTGCTGGTTGCGTGCCGTCAGGAACTGGATCAGACCGTCGACACCGCTCTTCTGGATCTGCTCGTTGAACTGCTGCTGGTACGCCTGGATCAGCCATGCGCCGAGCACGTTCAGGTCATACACGCGCCAGCCTTGCGGCGTCTTGTACAGACGGTAGTCGAGTTCGACGGGCGAGCCGTTGTTCATCACGACCGAGCGGACCACCACGTCGGTGTCTTCCGGGCTCGCGCGGAACGGCTTGTACTGGATTTCCTGGTCCTTCACCTGAGCCAGCGCACCAGAATACGTACGGATCAGCAGCGTCTTGAACTGCTCGACGACCGCGTTCTGCTGCTCCGGCGTCGCCGTGCGCCAGTTGCGGCCCATCGCGAGTTGCGTCGTGCGGCGGAAGTCCGTGTACGGAAGAATCTTCTCGTTCACGAGCTTCGTGACGGCGCCGATGTTACCGCTCTGGATCGTCTTGTCGGCGCGCACGGCGTCGATCACCTGCTGCGTGACGGTCTTGACCAACACGTCAGGATTGCTGCTATCGACGGCTTGCGCCGACGCCGCGCCACTGAATGCAAAGAGAGCTGCAATAAACGGGATAAAGAAGAAGAATTTTTTCATTTCCAGTCCTGCAAAAAAAATAAGCTTGGGTTGGAGGCGACGATATCACGCGAGTTCAGCCGCCATCCACGCCCAAACTGCGAGAATCGTATCCGAGTGTTACGACAGACGGATACGCCGCTCGCATTTGTTATGCCTCAGCGCAGCTTCAGCGACGGGTAGCCGAAGTGCGCCGGCGGCACGATCTGGCCACCGGGGACGGTCGGCGGCGCATCGGTGCCCGACGCCGGCTGCGCGGCACCCGCTGCATCGTTCGAAGACGCACCCGAAGCCGCCTCCGGCGCCGAAGCCGGCGTGGGTGCGGGCGCAGTTGCCGCGCCGCCGTCGACGTCCTCGTACTTCGGCAGCGGTGCTTCGCTGCCGTAGTCCGGCAGCCCCGCCGACGCATTGCCGCCCGTCAGCAGATAGCGGCGGCGCTGCAGATACGCGTTACGCACGAACGAGTATTTGTCGAGCGCGGCGCCTTCGAGCACGTCGCTTGCGTTCAGCAGGTTCGCGCGCGTGTTGACCACGTTCAGACCGTAGAGCGCCCAGCTCACGCTGTCCGGCTGCACGTACGTGAGCGGATTGATGAAGTAGTTGCCCACCATGCCCACGCCGTCGCGCACCGTGCTCGGCCCGAACAGCGGCAGCACCAGATACGGACCAGGCGGCACGCCATAGTGACCGAGCGTCAGGCCGAGGTCGTTGTCGTGCTTCGGCAGCTTCGCGAGCGTCGCGACGTCGAACAGGCCGCCGACACCGAAGATCGTGTTGATCACGATACGCATGATGTCCGATACGCCATCGGCGATCTTCAGCTGCAGCAGGTTGTTCGCCGCGATGTACACGTCGCCGATGTTCGAGAAGAAGTTCGTGACGCTGTCACGCACCGGTTGCGGCGTGACAAACACGTAGCCCTTCGCGACCGGCTTCAACGCGTACTTGTCGAGCGTGTCGTTGAACGTGAAGACCGTACGGTTGAAGCCCTCGATCGGATCTTCCTTCGTCGGATTCTGAACGGTTGCGCAACCCGCCAGCACTGCCACCGCCAGCGTGATCCCCGCGACACGTAAGCGTGTCGTGTTCATTGTTGTTCTCCTTATTGGCCGGATGCACCCGAAGCGGCTGCAGCCGAAGCTGCAGGAGCCGGGTCTGCCGGCGCAGGCGCCGCAGCAGATGCACCGGGTTTGGCAGCGCCCGAATCCGCTGCCTTGCTATACAGGAACTGTCCGATCAGATTCTCCAGGACGATAGCCGATTGGGTCATCGTGATCGTGTCGCCGGCTTTCAGCATTTCGCTGTCGCCACCCGGCTCAAGACCGATGTACTGCTCACCCAACAGGCCCGACGTCAGAATCTTCGCGGACGTGTCTTTCGGAAACTGATATTGCTTGTCGAGATCGAGCGTCACGAGCGCCTGATACGAATTGCTGTCGAAGCCGATCGATTCGACGCGGCCCACCGTCACGCCCGCGCTCTTCACGGGCGCGCGGACCTTGAGGCCACCGATATTGTCGAACTTCAGCTTGACCGGGTACGTCGCCTGAAACGACAGCGAGCTCATGTTGCCCGCCTTCAGCGCGAGGAACAGCAACGCGATGAAGCCGAGCACCACGAACAGACCTACCCAGAAATCGAGAGCAGTTTTTTTCATCGTCATCCCAAAGAGAATCTATGCCGCTGCGGTGCGAGCGCTGCGCGGCGCACCGCGCGAAGGTTGTCTCGCCACCGCCTAGCTGAACATCAGCGCGGTCAGCAGGAAATCGAGACCGAGCACGGCCAGCGACGCGTAGACGACTGTCTTGGTCGTCGCGCGCGACACGCCTTCCGGCGTGGGCTTCGCTTCGTAGCCCTGGTAGAGCGCGATGAACGTCACCGCGAAGCCGAACACGATGCTCTTGATCACGCCGTTGCCGACGTCGCGATACGCATCGACACCGCCCTGCATCTGCGACCAGAACGCGCCGGCGTCGACGCCGATCATCAGCACGCCCACCACGTAGCCGCCGAGCACGCCCACCGCGCTGAAAATCGCCGCGAGAATCGGCATCGAAATGATGCCCGCCCACAGGCGCGGCGCGACGACCACTTTCAAGGGATCGACGGCCATCATTTCCATCGCCGTCAGTTGCTCGCCCGCCTTCATCAGGCCGATTTCGGCCGTGAGCGACGTGCCCGCGCGCCCGGCGAACAGCAACGCCGTCACGACAGGCCCGAGTTCGCGCACCAGCGACAGCGCGACCAGCAGGCCGAGCGCCTGTTCGGAGCCGTAGCGGTTGAGCGTGTAGTAACCCTGCAACCCGAGCACGAAGCCGACGAACAGCCCCGACACCGCGATGATCACCAGCGAATAGTTACCGACGAAGTGGATCTGCTTCGTGACAAGACGCGGACGGCGCAGCAGCGGGAAGAATTCGAGCACGAGACGCACGAACATGCGCGTCGCATAGCCCGTCTGCCCGAGCCCGCAGATGACGGAACGGCCGATGAAGCTGATCATGCGCGGCCTCCGCCGATGCCGAAATCCGCCGCGAGCGGCGTGCTGCTCGGATAGTGAAATTTGAAGGGGCCGTCGGGCGTGCCATCGATGAACTGGCGCACCGTCGGGTCCGTCGACGCGCGCAGCTCCGCCGGCGTGCCTTCGGCGAGGACGCCGCCATTGGCGAGGAAGTAGACGTAATCGGCGATCGCGAACGACTCGGGCACGTCGTGCGTGACGAGGATCGACGTCGCGCCGAGCGCCGTGTTGAGCGCACGAATCAGGTTGGCCGTGATGCCGAGCGAAATGGGGTCGAGGCCGGCGAACGGCTCGTCGTACATCATCAGTTCGGGATCGAGCGCGATGGCTCGGGCGAGCGCCACGCGGCGGGCCATGCCGCCCGAAATCTCCGACGGCGCGAGGTCGCGTGCGCCACGCAACCCGACCGCGTTGAGCTTCATCAACACGAGGTCGCGGATCAGTTCTTCGGGGAGATCGGTGTGCTCGCGCAGGGCGAAGGCGACGTTTTCGAACACCGACATGTCGGTGAAAAGCGCACCGAACTGGAACAGCATGCCCATCTTGCGACGCAGCTCGTACAGGCCTTCACGCGTCTGCGTGCCGATGTCCTGCCCGTGGAACAGCACCTGGCCGCGCTGCGCACGCACGAGGCCGCCGATCAGCCGCAGCACGGTCGTCTTGCCGCACCCCGAGCCGCCCATGACCGCGACCACCTGGCCGCGTTTGAAGCGCAGATTCAGGTTCGACAGGACGAGCCGCTCGCCGTAGCCGAAGTCGACGTCGCGCAGTTCAAGGAGGGTCTCGGAAGAGGAAGGCACGTAACTGACAGTCCTTTTACACGGAAGGCCGAATTATAGGGCCTTCGTGCAAACCCTGCCTTGACGACGCTAACGATTTAACTTTTCTAAACTTTTTGTTGCAAAAACGCCTTTTGTAACGCCACAGCGGCTGACGCGGGATCGTTTGCTTCCGTGATCGCGCGCACGACGGCCGCGCTTTTCACGCCCGTAGCGAGCACCTGCGGCAGCACATCCCCGTTAATCCCGCCAATCGCGACGAGCGGCACGACGCCTTCCAGAAGTTTCACGTAGCGCGCGAGCCTTGCCAGACCTTGCGGCGCGGTCGGCATCACTTTCGTCGTGGTCGGGAACACGGCGCCAAGCGCGATGTAGCTCGGACGGAAGTGCAGCGCCGTCAGCATTTCGTAGTAACCGTGCGTCGACAGGCCGAGGCGCACACCTGCCTTCGACAAAGCTTGCAGATCCGCCGTATGCACGTCTTCCTGGCCGAGGTGGACGCCATAGGCGCCTGCGTCGATGGCCGCCTGCCAGTGATCGTTGATGAAAATGCACGCGTCATGCTCGCGGCCCGCGGCGACCGAGCGCGCGATTTCCCGCTTCAGCTCGTCCGGCTCCGCCGTCTTGCGACGCAGCTGCAGCGTCTTCACACCGAAGCCGGCTACGCGCTCGACCCATTCCGCCGTCGGCAGCACGGCATAGATGCCGAGTGCGTCCGGACATGTGGCAAAAGCTTGCGCAGGCGCGTCCGGCAAACCGGCGACGCGCGGGAAGCGCGAGATGTCACACGGCCACGCATCGTCGGATTTCGTCTCGTCGCCGTCGCGCCACGCGAGCGCAAGCACCAGCGCATCGTGCGGATCGAACCCGCAATCGAGAAACGCCGCGAGCGCGGCAATCCAGTCTTCCGCGAGATGCCCGTCCAGCTGATAGCGCACGCCGCCCAGATGCAGCACTGCGCGGCCCGCCGCTGCCTCGATCACGCCCGCGCCCTGCGTCTGCCAGCGCGCGATCTGCTCGACATGCTGCTCGCTGCTTTGCTTCAGGTCGGTGAAGACGATCAGATCGCCGCCATTCGCTTCGTCGGGCGCTGTCAGGCAGATGCGCCAGTTGACGTGCGTCGGCGGCCAGTCGCCGAGGCGCGCGCGGATACGTTCGGCCGGTTCCGTGAGTTCGTCGGCGGGCGGCCAGAACAGGTCGCGGCCCGCGAGTTTCAGAGTCTCCGTCATGCCGCAGCGCTCCCATCCTGATGCCAGAACGGCATGCCGACGACGGGCGTGCTCGCGTGGGCAGTTTCACGTTCGGCCATCGGGCCGGCCAGATAAGCCTCGCGGCCGGCTTCGACGCCCATTGCAAAGGCGCGTGCCATCGTCTCCGGGTGCGTGGCCTGCGAGACGGCCGTGTTCAGCAGCACGCCGTCGAAGCCCCATTCCATCACCTGGCAGGCATGCGACGGCACGCCGAGGCCCGCGTCGACGATCAGCGGCACGTCGGGCAAACGCTCGCGCAGCACGCGCAAGCCGTATGGATTCACGACGCCCTTGCCCGTGCCGATGGGCGCGCCCCACGGCATCAGCGCTTCGCAGCCCGCGTCGAGCAGACGCCTGCCGATCACGAGATCTTCCGTGCAATACGGCAGTACCTTGAAGCCGTCCTTCACCAGTTGCGCAGCCGCTTCGATCAGGCCGACGGGGTCGGGCTGCAGCGTGTAGTCGTCGCCGATCAGTTCGAGCTTGATCCAGTCGGTGTCGAAGACTTCGCGCGCCATGTGCGCCGTCGTGACCGCCTCGCTCACCGTCTGGCAGCCGGCCGTGTTCGGCAGGAGCGGCACGCCGTGACGCTTGAGCAGATCGAAGAAGCCGGCTTCCGCGCCGCCCTCGCTCATCTGCCGGCGCAGCGCGACCGTCACCATGCCCGGCTTCGACGCCGCGATCGAATCCGACAGCGACTGCAGCGACGGATAGCGCGACGTGCCCAGCAGCACGCGGCTCTGGAAAGTTTCGCCGTAAAGCGTGAGCGCGTCGGCGGGTGCGTTCGCGTGTGAGTTCATGTGTGATTCCTTGTCAGTGGCTTGCGTCGCGTGGGCTGGCTTTAGCTATTACTTCGGCCTCAGCCGCCCGCGACGGGATGCACGACGTCGAGCTTGTCGCCCGCCTGCAACGCGCGCGCCGCATGCTGGCCACGCGCGACGAAATTGCCATTCAGCGCGACGGCGAACGGCGGCCGCGCGCCGTACGCGCTGAGCGCGTCGGCGACAGTCGCGCCTTCGGGCAGCGACAGCGGCTTCTGGTTGATCTGGATGTCCATGTCTATGAGTTCAAACATTGAGAGTGACAGCAGGCTCGCGGTCGAGCCGGAACAGCTCGCTCCAGCGCGCGTTGCGCTGCCAGTCGGCGAAACCGTCGGAATCGGCGACGCGGCCATCGAGCAGCGCCGACGCGAGCCGCACCGCTTCGCCCGCGACTTCCGGCACGATCATGTAGCCGTGCCGGTACAGCCCGTTCACGCGCAGCGTGCTCGCGCCGTCCCACAGCAGCACGGGACGGTGGTCGGGCAGCGTCGGCCGGCATTGCGAGTTCAATTCGAGAATGCGCGCCTCGCCGAAACCGGGGTGCACCGAAAACGCCGCGCTCAGTAGTTCGA contains these protein-coding regions:
- the thiS gene encoding sulfur carrier protein ThiS, yielding MDIQINQKPLSLPEGATVADALSAYGARPPFAVALNGNFVARGQHAARALQAGDKLDVVHPVAGG
- a CDS encoding thiazole synthase, translating into MNSHANAPADALTLYGETFQSRVLLGTSRYPSLQSLSDSIAASKPGMVTVALRRQMSEGGAEAGFFDLLKRHGVPLLPNTAGCQTVSEAVTTAHMAREVFDTDWIKLELIGDDYTLQPDPVGLIEAAAQLVKDGFKVLPYCTEDLVIGRRLLDAGCEALMPWGAPIGTGKGVVNPYGLRVLRERLPDVPLIVDAGLGVPSHACQVMEWGFDGVLLNTAVSQATHPETMARAFAMGVEAGREAYLAGPMAERETAHASTPVVGMPFWHQDGSAAA